One Glycocaulis abyssi DNA window includes the following coding sequences:
- a CDS encoding beta/gamma crystallin-related protein — translation MNLAKCIVALGAAAAAFVLVPLDAEAQRGRPGGGGGAPVIEFFEGPNFTGRSIRLDGDAPDFRRMNFNDVPSSFRISRGYWEICFDINYRGRCQIFWQDAPQLTSGWNNQISSARPVDFRRGGREALMMFSEPNFGGEARLIMDNVSNFNSIQFNDRPRSLRVLSGEWIVCQHANFGGRCETLRNEASDLRRMGLDREISSASPTSQYNPPTPAPNPGFNPGPGSNLRPGSVFGGTRGAQSTYFANPRISGAPVARCMSNFNNSACDQVTADALCRGEGFRGAAYYTITDQGRSNHYFIGDARTGQSNGALADVLCVR, via the coding sequence ATGAACCTGGCCAAGTGTATTGTTGCATTGGGAGCGGCGGCTGCCGCTTTCGTGCTTGTCCCGCTGGACGCCGAGGCCCAGCGTGGCCGCCCCGGAGGCGGCGGTGGCGCGCCGGTCATCGAATTTTTTGAAGGGCCAAACTTCACCGGGCGCTCCATTCGCCTGGACGGGGATGCGCCCGACTTTCGCCGGATGAACTTCAATGACGTGCCCAGCTCCTTCCGGATATCGAGAGGCTATTGGGAGATCTGCTTCGACATCAACTATCGCGGCCGCTGCCAGATTTTCTGGCAGGACGCCCCGCAACTGACCAGCGGCTGGAACAACCAGATAAGCTCGGCACGTCCGGTTGATTTCCGCCGGGGCGGGCGCGAGGCGCTGATGATGTTCTCCGAGCCGAATTTCGGCGGCGAGGCGCGCCTCATCATGGACAATGTGTCGAACTTCAATTCGATCCAGTTCAACGACCGTCCGCGCTCCTTGCGTGTGCTCAGCGGAGAGTGGATCGTCTGCCAGCACGCCAATTTCGGCGGCCGCTGCGAAACGCTCCGCAATGAAGCGTCCGACCTGCGCCGCATGGGCCTTGACCGCGAGATCAGCTCGGCCTCCCCGACCTCGCAATACAACCCGCCCACGCCCGCTCCCAATCCGGGCTTCAACCCCGGCCCTGGCTCCAATCTGCGTCCGGGGTCTGTGTTTGGCGGCACGCGTGGCGCGCAAAGCACCTATTTTGCCAATCCGCGCATTAGCGGGGCTCCGGTCGCGCGCTGCATGAGCAATTTCAACAACTCGGCCTGCGATCAGGTGACGGCGGACGCGCTCTGCCGGGGTGAGGGCTTCCGCGGTGCAGCCTACTACACCATCACCGACCAGGGACGCAGCAATCACTACTTTATCGGTGATGCCCGCACCGGGCAGTCCAACGGCGCCCTCGCCGACGTGCTGTGCGTCCGGTAA
- the phhA gene encoding phenylalanine 4-monooxygenase — MPVQDPVIAEQTPAADHTIDQCWDRYSPEEHGVWDTLYKRQMKVLQGRAAPEHFKGLELLNLNEGGIPDFRRMNEKLEKLTGWTVVAVHGLIPNDVFFDHLANRRFVAGRFIRDADKLDYLPEPDIFHDVFGHVPLLTQPVFADYMQAYGKGGAKAEKHGMIENLTRLYWYTVEFGLINTPEGQRIYGAGIVSSQSESVFALEGRSPNRVHFDLERVMRTDYRYDDFQQTYFVINSYEELMEATAGQDFDPIYTRLKGQNDFKASDIVDGDKVYTQGTQEYAKAGGLAKGAKWV; from the coding sequence ATGCCTGTGCAGGATCCCGTAATCGCCGAGCAGACCCCCGCAGCTGACCATACGATTGACCAATGCTGGGACCGCTATTCGCCGGAGGAGCACGGCGTGTGGGACACGCTCTACAAGCGCCAGATGAAGGTGTTGCAGGGCCGCGCCGCGCCGGAACATTTCAAGGGGCTGGAACTCTTGAACCTGAATGAGGGCGGCATTCCCGATTTCCGCCGCATGAACGAGAAGCTGGAAAAACTCACCGGCTGGACCGTCGTCGCCGTTCACGGCCTCATCCCCAACGATGTCTTTTTCGACCATCTGGCCAACCGCCGCTTTGTCGCCGGACGCTTCATCCGCGATGCCGACAAGCTGGACTACCTGCCCGAGCCGGACATTTTCCACGACGTGTTCGGCCATGTGCCGCTGCTGACCCAGCCGGTCTTTGCCGACTATATGCAGGCTTACGGCAAGGGCGGGGCAAAGGCTGAAAAGCACGGCATGATCGAGAATCTCACCCGGCTTTACTGGTACACGGTGGAGTTCGGCCTCATCAACACGCCTGAAGGCCAGCGCATCTATGGCGCGGGTATCGTCTCCAGCCAGTCTGAATCGGTGTTTGCCCTGGAGGGCCGCTCGCCCAACCGGGTTCATTTCGATCTGGAACGCGTGATGCGCACCGACTACCGCTACGATGACTTCCAGCAGACCTATTTTGTCATCAACTCCTATGAGGAGCTGATGGAGGCCACCGCCGGTCAGGACTTCGATCCGATCTATACCCGCCTGAAGGGCCAGAACGATTTCAAGGCCAGCGATATCGTGGACGGCGACAAGGTCTACACCCAGGGCACGCAGGAATACGCAAAGGCTGGCGGCCTGGCCAAAGGGGCCAAATGGGTGTGA
- a CDS encoding DUF3137 domain-containing protein has protein sequence MGVGRLREFDAVWAELEPWLAGLETRRKAAARRLVTGIIAVVPGALAVILVLSALGLPGGVAIIAAIVLAAIVVGIVSAPFYALRTEVKHGMNTRLAGAFGLRYAPKPANPARFDSFRSHGLIPNSDRREFEDHFSGEAHGAEFELYEAELKQRRRSRKRTYYVTVFRGVLIRVAFPRTIEGVTLITRDQGIFNALSGLMRSANGRRLERIGLVDPKFERIFQVYGTDQVMARYLMTPAFMERVLALETALKGKNVRGVFDESLAEGFGKGELLLAAETGNLFEPGSLFKPLNARERVQALYRDFELVEEIIALVLAPDEKPEWMA, from the coding sequence ATGGGGGTAGGCAGATTGCGGGAATTTGATGCGGTCTGGGCAGAGCTGGAACCCTGGCTGGCGGGTCTGGAGACGCGCCGGAAGGCGGCAGCACGCCGGCTGGTGACCGGGATTATCGCCGTGGTCCCCGGCGCGCTGGCCGTGATACTGGTTCTGTCGGCCCTGGGACTGCCCGGAGGGGTGGCGATAATCGCCGCCATCGTGCTTGCCGCTATCGTTGTCGGGATCGTGTCTGCGCCCTTTTATGCCTTGCGAACCGAGGTCAAGCACGGGATGAACACCCGGCTGGCTGGCGCCTTCGGTCTGCGCTACGCGCCAAAGCCCGCCAATCCGGCGCGCTTTGACAGTTTCCGCAGCCACGGCCTGATCCCGAATTCCGACCGGCGCGAGTTTGAAGATCATTTTTCCGGCGAGGCCCATGGCGCAGAGTTCGAGCTCTACGAGGCGGAGCTCAAGCAGCGCCGCCGCAGCAGAAAGCGCACCTATTACGTCACCGTGTTTCGCGGCGTTCTGATCCGCGTCGCCTTTCCCCGGACCATAGAAGGCGTCACCCTGATTACGCGTGATCAGGGCATATTCAACGCGCTGAGCGGGCTGATGCGTTCGGCCAATGGACGCAGGCTGGAGCGTATCGGCCTGGTCGACCCGAAATTTGAGCGCATCTTTCAGGTCTATGGCACCGACCAGGTGATGGCGCGTTATCTGATGACGCCAGCCTTCATGGAGCGCGTACTGGCGCTGGAGACGGCGCTGAAGGGCAAGAATGTACGCGGCGTGTTCGACGAAAGCCTCGCCGAGGGATTCGGCAAGGGCGAGCTGTTGCTGGCCGCCGAAACAGGCAATCTGTTCGAGCCGGGATCACTCTTCAAACCGCTGAACGCGCGTGAGCGGGTGCAGGCGCTCTACCGTGATTTTGAACTGGTCGAAGAGATCATCGCCCTGGTGCTGGCACCGGATGAAAAGCCTGAATGGATGGCGTGA
- a CDS encoding DUF2497 domain-containing protein — protein MAQSNAEQEPTMEEILASIRRIINEDDEPQAEAAPAASEPAAEPEAAPEPQAEPEAEPVLETAAEPEPEPEPEEVAVDDDVLELTDRVEEEGEGTSPMAIADDLMILDREEEAAPAAEPEPEPEPEPVMAEAPEPAPAPAEDDDSLLAEPAASAAAGAFAALTENLRVSSDNGQTLEGIVRELMRPMLKQWLDENLPAIVEAKVQEEIERVARRRR, from the coding sequence ATGGCCCAGAGCAACGCAGAACAAGAACCGACCATGGAGGAAATCCTGGCCTCCATCCGGCGTATCATCAACGAGGATGATGAGCCGCAAGCCGAGGCTGCGCCTGCCGCTTCTGAGCCTGCAGCCGAGCCGGAAGCTGCGCCGGAGCCGCAAGCTGAACCGGAGGCAGAACCGGTGCTTGAGACGGCAGCTGAGCCCGAACCTGAGCCGGAGCCGGAGGAGGTCGCCGTTGATGACGATGTCCTGGAGCTGACCGACCGGGTTGAGGAAGAGGGCGAGGGCACCTCGCCGATGGCCATCGCGGATGATCTGATGATCCTTGATCGTGAAGAGGAAGCCGCGCCGGCCGCTGAACCCGAACCTGAGCCAGAACCGGAACCCGTCATGGCTGAAGCACCTGAACCTGCCCCGGCACCGGCTGAAGATGATGACAGCCTGCTGGCCGAACCGGCCGCCAGCGCTGCTGCGGGGGCATTTGCCGCGCTTACCGAGAATTTACGCGTGAGCAGCGATAACGGTCAGACGCTTGAAGGCATTGTGCGCGAGCTGATGCGCCCGATGCTCAAGCAATGGCTGGATGAAAACCTGCCGGCCATCGTCGAGGCGAAGGTGCAAGAAGAGATCGAGCGTGTGGCGCGCCGCCGCCGCTAG
- a CDS encoding TolC family outer membrane protein: MKFPITLMLAAGLGLGGLAAGANAQTLNETLEAAYRTSPVLAAERARLRQASEGVVQARSARLPSLSASAGISDGESWGPGAGAGGSGGDVSYSLSASQSLYSGGGIDASVDQALNRIEASRWNVVGTEQEVMLSAIAAHLDVVRDTAIVDIRRNNVDVLAEQLRAARDRFEVGEITRTDVAQAEARVSGAQAQLSAAQATLAASRAGYERVTGIAPLDVEQPESQPDVPESLAIAADVALENNPLLLSALFNEQASQAGIRVARSALRPDVALSASASESRESDFTGRGRGSVTVGARVSMPIFTGGLNESRVRQAVAVADELRLQVLNVRRAVAEGISNAWNSYLAAEAVIISSRQAVRANEIAFEGVRQEAFVGLRTTLDVLNAEQELLNSRLELVRAERDYQVAAYALLQAMGRLTGTQLGLEPYEEADAGQNPRFWPNFPLTGGN; the protein is encoded by the coding sequence ATGAAATTTCCAATTACCTTGATGCTGGCCGCCGGGCTGGGGCTGGGCGGTCTGGCTGCCGGTGCGAACGCCCAGACGCTCAACGAAACGCTTGAAGCTGCCTATCGGACCAGTCCTGTACTGGCCGCAGAGCGCGCGCGCTTGCGTCAGGCCAGTGAAGGTGTGGTGCAGGCCCGCTCGGCGCGCTTGCCCAGCCTGTCGGCCAGTGCCGGCATTTCCGATGGCGAGAGCTGGGGGCCGGGAGCCGGTGCCGGGGGTAGTGGCGGCGATGTCAGCTACTCGCTGAGTGCCAGCCAGAGCCTTTATTCCGGCGGCGGCATAGATGCCTCGGTGGATCAGGCCCTGAACCGGATCGAGGCCAGCCGGTGGAATGTTGTCGGCACCGAGCAGGAAGTCATGCTGTCGGCGATTGCCGCGCATCTCGATGTCGTCCGGGACACCGCAATCGTTGATATCCGCCGCAATAATGTGGACGTGCTGGCCGAGCAGTTGCGCGCCGCGCGTGACCGTTTCGAAGTGGGTGAAATCACCCGCACCGATGTGGCGCAGGCCGAGGCGCGTGTATCGGGCGCACAGGCCCAGCTCTCCGCCGCGCAGGCGACTCTGGCCGCCTCACGGGCAGGCTATGAACGGGTGACAGGCATCGCGCCGCTGGATGTCGAGCAGCCCGAAAGCCAGCCCGATGTTCCAGAATCGCTGGCGATTGCCGCCGATGTGGCGCTGGAAAACAATCCGCTGCTTCTCTCGGCCTTGTTCAATGAACAGGCAAGCCAGGCGGGTATCCGCGTGGCGCGTTCTGCCCTGCGGCCGGATGTGGCGCTGTCGGCTTCGGCGTCGGAATCGCGCGAATCGGACTTCACCGGCCGCGGGCGCGGCTCGGTGACCGTCGGTGCGCGTGTTTCCATGCCGATTTTCACGGGCGGTCTTAACGAATCGCGGGTCCGTCAGGCGGTGGCCGTGGCCGATGAGTTGCGCCTGCAGGTGCTCAATGTGCGCCGCGCGGTGGCTGAAGGCATTTCCAATGCCTGGAACAGCTATCTGGCGGCCGAAGCGGTGATTATCTCCAGCCGTCAGGCGGTGCGTGCCAACGAGATTGCCTTTGAGGGCGTGCGCCAGGAGGCGTTTGTGGGGCTGCGTACCACGCTTGATGTGCTCAACGCCGAGCAGGAATTGCTCAATTCCCGTCTGGAGCTGGTCCGGGCCGAGCGCGACTATCAGGTCGCGGCCTACGCATTGCTGCAGGCAATGGGCAGGCTGACAGGGACACAGCTGGGTCTGGAGCCCTATGAAGAGGCCGATGCAGGCCAAAACCCCCGATTCTGGCCTAACTTCCCTTTAACGGGCGGTAATTAG
- a CDS encoding protein-L-isoaspartate O-methyltransferase, which yields MSELAEARRQMVASQVRPADVTDRRLQDAMLAIPRERFLPRSMAGSAYADMEIDLGEGRRFMRPRDFAKLVQAAGVKAGDLVLDLACGRGYSTAILSRLCETVIGIESSESFASKAEGALSDVGADNAVIVTGDVKKGAPEQGPFDVILVNGAVEIVPDAWLSQLAENGRLAVIVRENGVGRAKIYTRKDGVVGSRAVFDSMTSVLPGFEREPEFSL from the coding sequence ATGAGTGAGCTTGCTGAAGCGCGCCGGCAAATGGTTGCCAGCCAGGTCCGCCCCGCAGATGTGACCGATAGACGCCTGCAGGACGCGATGCTGGCTATCCCGCGCGAGCGCTTCCTGCCCCGTTCAATGGCCGGATCGGCCTATGCCGACATGGAGATTGATCTGGGCGAGGGGCGGCGTTTCATGCGTCCGCGCGACTTTGCCAAGCTGGTGCAGGCGGCCGGCGTGAAGGCCGGTGATCTTGTGCTCGATCTCGCCTGCGGGCGGGGCTACTCCACCGCTATCCTGTCGCGCCTGTGCGAAACGGTGATCGGCATTGAGTCCAGTGAATCGTTTGCGTCCAAGGCTGAAGGTGCCCTTAGCGATGTCGGCGCGGATAATGCCGTGATTGTGACCGGCGATGTGAAAAAAGGAGCGCCGGAACAGGGCCCGTTCGACGTTATACTGGTGAATGGTGCTGTTGAAATTGTGCCGGACGCCTGGTTGTCACAGCTTGCAGAGAATGGCCGCCTGGCCGTGATCGTGCGGGAAAACGGTGTTGGCCGGGCAAAGATTTACACGCGCAAGGACGGGGTTGTTGGCAGCCGGGCTGTGTTCGACTCGATGACATCGGTTCTGCCCGGCTTTGAACGCGAGCCTGAATTCTCGCTGTGA
- a CDS encoding Mpo1-like protein, producing the protein MNETQDDAGMVNGRYTSFSAFFPFYLREHAIPATRYWHFVGTVLAPLVLIWALVTQTWWGLLLVPVSGYFFAWVSHAFIERNKPATFTYPLWSLIGDYKMFWLWVTGRLDSELEKAGVTGHPHARQGA; encoded by the coding sequence ATGAATGAGACACAGGACGATGCCGGGATGGTCAATGGCCGCTATACGAGCTTTTCGGCCTTTTTCCCCTTCTATCTGCGCGAACACGCCATTCCGGCGACGCGCTACTGGCACTTTGTCGGCACGGTTCTGGCGCCACTGGTCCTGATCTGGGCGCTGGTGACCCAGACCTGGTGGGGCCTTCTGCTGGTGCCGGTGAGCGGGTATTTCTTCGCCTGGGTCAGCCACGCCTTCATCGAGCGTAACAAGCCGGCCACCTTTACCTACCCGCTCTGGTCGCTGATCGGCGATTACAAGATGTTCTGGCTGTGGGTGACGGGCCGGCTGGATAGCGAGCTTGAGAAGGCCGGTGTGACCGGTCATCCCCACGCACGCCAGGGTGCGTGA
- a CDS encoding diacylglycerol kinase family protein, with amino-acid sequence MNHTQDTAIRPATARSVSRAGVVINPNGGSVPADGREIIDAVLSGMGVPAHFEIVDHDCEAACQRVLEQDVDIIIVWGGDGTVACALNTLRSDDPPVLPLPGGTMNMLHKFVHGADLDPGTCLKTVLENPVEMDIAAGEVLEHRFYVGALLGGLTRLAAPREALRNADLLQAVTEFGEANAFGLDTPMRCLSDTGARQDAQALGIFLSEDPARPGFDVLATAPESLLDLAYTGLTGLLADWRNAWGVERGFASRVDVEALESSGIEATLDGEPVTLPRHARFTLVRKAARVLTARGT; translated from the coding sequence ATGAACCACACACAAGACACTGCAATCCGGCCAGCCACAGCCCGATCGGTCTCGCGTGCGGGCGTGGTGATAAATCCCAATGGCGGCAGCGTGCCCGCCGACGGGCGCGAGATTATTGACGCCGTTCTGTCCGGAATGGGCGTGCCGGCCCATTTTGAAATCGTCGATCACGACTGTGAAGCGGCCTGCCAACGCGTTCTGGAGCAGGATGTCGACATCATCATCGTATGGGGCGGAGATGGCACGGTGGCGTGCGCGCTGAACACGCTTAGATCCGATGATCCGCCTGTACTGCCACTGCCCGGCGGCACCATGAACATGCTGCACAAATTCGTGCACGGCGCAGATCTCGATCCTGGTACATGCCTGAAGACCGTACTGGAAAACCCCGTCGAGATGGACATCGCCGCCGGAGAGGTGCTGGAGCACCGCTTTTACGTCGGCGCCCTGCTGGGCGGGCTGACACGGCTGGCGGCCCCGCGCGAGGCGCTGCGCAATGCCGATTTGTTGCAGGCCGTAACCGAATTTGGAGAGGCCAATGCGTTTGGCCTCGACACCCCCATGCGCTGCCTGTCCGATACTGGTGCCCGCCAGGATGCGCAGGCGTTGGGCATCTTCCTGTCCGAAGACCCGGCCCGGCCCGGTTTCGATGTGCTGGCAACGGCGCCTGAGAGCCTGCTTGATCTCGCCTATACGGGCCTGACCGGCCTGCTTGCCGACTGGCGCAATGCCTGGGGCGTGGAGCGCGGATTTGCCTCAAGGGTGGACGTCGAAGCGCTTGAATCCTCAGGCATCGAGGCTACGCTGGATGGTGAACCCGTCACCCTGCCGCGGCACGCCCGTTTCACGCTCGTCAGGAAAGCAGCAAGAGTGCTGACAGCACGCGGAACATGA
- a CDS encoding metallophosphoesterase yields MMRIFQLADLHFGTEDPGAMTAAAELISAAAPGALMICGDLTQRGKRSEFEAARGWLDQFDVPQLVVPGNHDTPLLNAVSRVSRPFSRFARYFSDRSAPLDIGPWRAAGLNSARGWQARSNWAEGSISTAQLKIALGEIGEQPGILVCHHPLKPPATAPLHTRTARGIKASAMIAPSPVRLVLSGHVHGASADLHSYSQGSYLSLTAGTLSTRLREGQPSFSEIVLDGEGVEVTAHRFDGKRFAPHTLGQFRIGPDGAIAQAR; encoded by the coding sequence ATGATGCGCATCTTCCAGCTGGCCGATTTGCATTTCGGTACCGAGGACCCCGGTGCCATGACTGCGGCCGCCGAACTGATATCCGCCGCCGCGCCGGGCGCACTGATGATCTGCGGCGACCTCACACAGCGCGGCAAGCGTTCAGAGTTCGAAGCCGCAAGGGGCTGGCTTGACCAGTTCGACGTGCCGCAGCTTGTCGTGCCCGGCAATCACGACACGCCGCTCCTGAACGCGGTCTCGCGCGTCTCGCGGCCATTTTCGCGGTTTGCGCGCTATTTCTCCGACCGCAGCGCACCGCTGGATATCGGCCCCTGGCGCGCTGCCGGACTGAACTCGGCGCGCGGCTGGCAAGCCCGGTCAAACTGGGCGGAGGGGTCGATCAGCACGGCCCAGCTGAAAATCGCGCTGGGCGAGATCGGCGAGCAGCCGGGCATACTGGTATGCCACCACCCGCTCAAACCGCCCGCCACCGCACCGCTGCACACGCGGACGGCGCGCGGGATCAAGGCAAGCGCCATGATTGCGCCGAGCCCGGTACGCCTGGTCCTGTCAGGTCATGTCCACGGCGCATCGGCAGACCTGCACAGCTATTCGCAAGGCTCCTATCTCTCGCTGACGGCAGGCACACTGTCCACGCGGCTGCGCGAGGGGCAGCCTTCCTTCAGCGAGATCGTTCTGGATGGTGAAGGCGTGGAGGTGACGGCCCATCGTTTTGACGGCAAGCGCTTTGCCCCCCACACGCTCGGCCAGTTCAGGATTGGCCCTGACGGCGCGATTGCACAGGCGCGCTGA
- a CDS encoding ABC transporter ATP-binding protein/permease, which produces MATPSDVVTTPDGQLPQGRLGEAIARVVGILASRDMARWRTRMVVAFLLTVVAKMFAVLAPVLFGDGLNALIDGVDAGATVAFWTFGGAFVAYALARFASNSAPQLRDMMFARVSQDAQRIVALKGFLHVQSLSLRYHQTRRAGAVNRIIDRGAGAVDFLLRYLVFNIVPAVIELILASVIVALRYGWIFSAIIVGAVAAYALVTWFLTEWRVKLRRQMNEADSEVNARAVDILGNFETVKAFAAERRESARFDEARGRYAVAATKADQSLQTLNIVQAAIMNGGLLAVMLVGALLALEGRLQPGDVAALTLLLMSVYQPLNILGFAYRQIRQAAIDLERLFETLTLVPDVQDRPGAAELVVTDGAMSFDNVSFAHEGRSRSVANLSFDVTGGTFVGIAGPSGSGKSTTLRLLLRFFDPDKGRVLIDGQDIAHVTQESLRNALGLVPQDVVLFNDTLRQNLLYGRPDATEEQLWNAIDRARLRAFVEDLQDGLETRVGERGLKLSGGEKQRVGVARAILKDPPILILDEATSALDSETESDVQEALDEVMKGRTVISVAHRLSTIARADKIYVLDAGTIAEQGTHEELVALGGKYAAMWDRQIKAVDAARQVRAATAARERAL; this is translated from the coding sequence ATGGCAACACCGAGCGATGTAGTCACCACGCCCGACGGTCAGCTCCCCCAGGGGCGGCTGGGCGAAGCCATCGCACGTGTTGTGGGCATCCTCGCCTCACGGGACATGGCACGTTGGCGCACGCGCATGGTGGTGGCGTTCCTGCTCACCGTCGTGGCCAAGATGTTCGCCGTTCTGGCGCCGGTTCTTTTCGGCGATGGCCTGAATGCGCTCATTGATGGCGTGGATGCCGGGGCGACGGTCGCGTTCTGGACGTTTGGCGGCGCGTTCGTAGCCTATGCACTGGCGCGATTTGCCTCCAATTCCGCACCGCAATTGCGCGACATGATGTTTGCGCGCGTCTCGCAGGATGCCCAGCGCATCGTCGCGCTGAAGGGCTTCCTGCACGTGCAGTCCCTGTCGCTGCGCTACCACCAGACACGCCGGGCGGGCGCCGTGAACCGGATCATTGACCGGGGCGCGGGGGCGGTCGATTTCCTGCTGCGCTATCTGGTTTTCAACATCGTGCCGGCGGTAATCGAGCTGATTCTGGCGTCCGTCATCGTGGCGCTGCGCTATGGGTGGATATTCTCAGCCATCATTGTCGGCGCGGTTGCGGCCTATGCGCTGGTGACGTGGTTCCTGACCGAGTGGCGCGTGAAGCTGCGCCGGCAGATGAATGAGGCCGACAGCGAGGTCAATGCGCGCGCGGTCGATATCCTCGGCAATTTCGAGACGGTGAAAGCCTTTGCCGCCGAGAGGCGCGAATCGGCCCGCTTTGACGAGGCGCGCGGCCGCTATGCAGTGGCGGCAACCAAGGCCGACCAGAGCCTGCAGACGCTCAATATCGTGCAGGCGGCGATTATGAATGGCGGGCTTCTGGCTGTCATGCTGGTCGGAGCGCTGCTGGCGCTGGAAGGCCGCTTGCAGCCGGGCGATGTCGCGGCCCTGACCCTTCTGCTGATGAGCGTCTATCAGCCGCTCAACATTCTGGGTTTTGCCTACCGGCAGATCCGCCAGGCTGCCATTGATCTGGAACGCCTTTTCGAGACGCTGACCCTGGTGCCGGATGTTCAGGACAGGCCGGGCGCGGCAGAGCTGGTTGTGACCGACGGCGCGATGTCCTTTGACAACGTGTCCTTTGCCCATGAGGGCCGCTCGCGGTCGGTTGCCAATCTGAGCTTTGATGTCACGGGCGGCACGTTCGTGGGAATTGCGGGGCCGTCCGGTTCCGGCAAATCCACCACCTTGCGGCTGCTCTTGCGCTTCTTTGACCCTGACAAGGGCCGCGTGCTGATTGACGGTCAGGACATCGCGCACGTGACGCAGGAGAGCCTGCGCAACGCCCTGGGGCTGGTGCCGCAGGATGTGGTGCTGTTCAACGATACGCTGCGCCAGAACCTGCTCTACGGGCGCCCTGATGCCACCGAGGAGCAACTCTGGAATGCGATTGACCGGGCGCGTCTGCGTGCCTTCGTGGAGGATTTGCAGGACGGTCTGGAAACGCGTGTGGGCGAGCGGGGGCTGAAACTCTCCGGCGGTGAGAAGCAGCGTGTCGGCGTAGCGCGTGCCATTTTGAAAGACCCGCCCATCCTGATCCTTGACGAGGCCACATCGGCTCTGGATTCCGAAACCGAAAGCGATGTGCAAGAAGCGCTCGACGAGGTGATGAAGGGGCGCACGGTTATATCGGTTGCGCACCGGCTCTCCACCATCGCCCGTGCCGACAAGATCTATGTCCTGGATGCAGGTACCATCGCCGAGCAGGGTACGCATGAGGAGCTGGTGGCGCTGGGCGGCAAATATGCGGCCATGTGGGACCGCCAGATCAAGGCCGTGGATGCGGCGCGTCAGGTGCGTGCAGCCACCGCCGCGCGCGAGCGTGCACTGTAG
- a CDS encoding LysM peptidoglycan-binding domain-containing protein, whose product MAATRSFIIAAVLLVAAIAAAGVYIATRPAADPEPAAPEASEQVEREAPRQPATSLTPPSFDVVRVDARGNAVIAGRGAPGAEVALLANQSELTRTAITSAGEWVIILQNPLPTGTVELSLLMRTPDGQEVRSDQVVVVSVPASRDETPLVVLGRPGEASRVLQGPQDGIGVGPLVLETVDYDENGSVIFSGRAEPNAGVRILANGEIVAETQADAAGRWSVSASTGFEPGVYDLQLDQLDDEGRVTAVIVLPFERASREQLALGGQRVVVQPGNSLWRIARRLYGDGFQYTVIYQANREQIRDPDLIYPGQVLATPDEG is encoded by the coding sequence ATGGCGGCCACGCGGTCTTTCATCATAGCTGCGGTCCTGCTGGTAGCCGCGATAGCGGCAGCTGGCGTTTACATCGCGACGCGCCCTGCGGCAGACCCGGAGCCCGCCGCGCCTGAAGCGTCCGAGCAGGTTGAACGCGAAGCACCGCGCCAGCCCGCGACCAGCCTTACCCCGCCCAGCTTTGACGTGGTGCGCGTGGATGCACGCGGCAATGCGGTGATTGCCGGACGCGGCGCTCCGGGCGCCGAGGTGGCGCTGCTGGCCAATCAGAGCGAACTGACCCGCACCGCCATCACATCAGCGGGCGAATGGGTCATCATCCTGCAAAACCCGCTGCCCACCGGCACGGTCGAGCTGAGCCTGCTCATGCGCACACCGGATGGTCAGGAAGTGCGCTCAGATCAGGTTGTCGTGGTCTCGGTGCCGGCGTCCCGCGATGAAACACCTCTGGTGGTGCTGGGCCGTCCGGGCGAGGCGAGCCGCGTCCTGCAAGGCCCGCAAGATGGTATCGGCGTTGGTCCGCTGGTTCTTGAAACCGTGGATTATGACGAGAATGGCTCGGTCATCTTCTCTGGCCGCGCCGAGCCCAATGCGGGCGTGCGCATTCTGGCCAATGGCGAGATTGTTGCCGAAACGCAGGCTGACGCCGCTGGCCGCTGGAGCGTTTCGGCCAGCACGGGCTTTGAACCGGGCGTCTATGATCTCCAGCTTGACCAGCTGGACGATGAGGGCCGCGTCACCGCCGTCATCGTGCTGCCGTTTGAGCGCGCCAGCCGGGAGCAGCTGGCTCTTGGCGGCCAGAGAGTTGTCGTGCAGCCGGGCAATTCGCTCTGGCGTATCGCGCGCCGGCTCTATGGTGACGGCTTTCAGTACACCGTCATCTACCAGGCAAATCGCGAGCAGATTCGTGATCCGGACCTGATTTATCCGGGCCAGGTTCTGGCCACGCCCGACGAAGGCTAG